The DNA region AACATACGAAAGCTATGCTCCGGTGTCTGCACCCCCCGTCTCTGTGCCCCCGATGCAGCACCGAGCCTCCTCGGGCGCATGGACTCCCCAGGATGACCAGCAGCTGCTCGCGGCCCGCGCCCAAGGTCTTAACTGGGGCCAGATCCAAATGTCCTACTTTCCCAACAAGACCCCCAACGCCTGCAGAAAGCGTCATGAGCGTCTGATGGAACGCAAAGGGGCCGATGACTGGGACAATCGCAAGCTTGAACGTCTGGCCAAGGAGTACATGGGCATGAGAAAAGAAATCTGGTCCGGCCTTGCAGCCCGCACCGGTGAGAAGTGGaatgtcgtcgaggccaaggtaAGAtgatgccccccccccccccccatggCATACAACTGTGCAAAATATGTTTGCTGACTTCATCCCTCAACTACAGTGCATGTCGAATGGTCTCAAGAATCTGCAAAGCGCATCTCGTGCTGGGGCTAGACGGGAGCGCCTCGAATCAGGGCAGCCACTACCATCAGGGTATGACGATGACAGCGGCATCAGCGGCCTCGGGCTTACCCCAGTTGACGAGCTAGACGCGTCCTACAGTAGTCCAGAGACGGTATCCTCCGGGCACTCtgccagcggcagcagcacctcggccgcggGCTATGTCGCCTCCTTCCAGCACCTGCAACCACTTCACGCCGGACAGTACGGTTACGGACACGCCGGTGCCCACCACGGATATACTagctccgtctcctcgaaCGGTTCGGTCAACGGCGGATACGGCCACGGCCAGTCACAGTCTCCCAGCCCCTACCTCCACCCTCACGGCCAAAGACTGCCTAGCGTGGACATGGGAATtgacgccatcatcaaccggccgggtggcggcggtggtcaGCAGCAGATGTGACCGCGGGTCATTGAGGAAGAGCCATTGAATTGGCGCTGACTTGCGACGCGGGCTTTCTCTTTTGTCCTGTCTTTTCCCTATGCTTTCACTTTCTCTTTTCCATTTCATTGGCACTCGGGTATGACACTGGCCCTCGGGCAGCTCGAGGTGGCGTTTCAGGCGTtgcgaggagtttgaacaGTCAGAAGATGGCATGAGACGTGCCGACTTTGTGGCAGGGAAACCAGATACACGTCTTTCGAGCTCTGGTCGTTTGCCCTGgtttccttcttttcttttctgttACTTTTCTCGAGACGAGATCAGCACAAGGGTGCGGACATTTGCTTCCATCTAATGACGAATGATCGGAATAGCGcctggggagggggtttATGATACTTGTGTATATTAGCATCTATAGATACCAGAGGACGCAGGCCAGATCGAACAAAAACGGAGAGAAGCTGATAGAATGCAAACGAGTGGTCTGTTACAATACTTGAAAGACAATGCGCAGCCCTTTATTCGGATACCCAGCCGTCTTATAGCCATGGCAGGGGGGGTTTTGTTACAGAGCAAAAAAGTCGGTCTCCTGAACCCGAACATCTAGACCGATGACCGACCCTTTTATGAGACAGAGGAGCACACTATCATACATCCCGCGTTCCACGCCCCTAAAGAGTGACGCCGACCGTCCTACCCATCTCGCGGCGTAGGCACAGCGACAGGCATCTCATCTAGTTCATCTTCCCactcgtcttcgtcttcgcctACTATGCTGTTCCACACACGGCTCCACATGCCCTTTTTCTGCAGTAGCGCCAGCACCATGACGACGGGCAGGTGCCAGACGCTGGCCCAGAACAAGCCCCTCGCCGAGCCCTTGTGGCCCTCGTATTTCCAGAAGCGCACAGCTTCACGCGTCAACCAAGCGTTGACCGGCAAGCTCGTCACGGCGAAGCTCCACTCGGTAACGCCCGCAGCGCAGAGCGCCACGCACAGAGGGACAAAAGCTATACTGTACCGGAGAGCCACGCGCGCGTTGCGCGCGGGGTTGGTCCAGGCAAGCATGCGGAGCCCCGCCGCCTTGTACTCCTCCCTAATGGGCCACGAAAGCGCCATGAAGTGCGGGAACTGCCAGGCAAAGAGCAATCCGGCCATGAGCCAGCCGCCGATGGAGCTGCCATCACTGGCCAAGAGTAGCTCGCGCCAAGAGCCATCCCCCGAAGCGGTCTcccccgcggcggcggcccagcCCATGAGGGGGGGGATACCGCCGACCACGGCGCCCAGCCACGTGTTGGCGGCGCTGAAGGCCTTCATGGGGGTGTACATGCCGGCGTATATGACAATGTTTGCGCCTCCGAGGAAGGCGACAGTAGGGTTGACGCCAAAGTACAAtgcgccgacgccgctcAGGGCCGTGGtgagggcgaagaggacgGCGGCTCGCTTGGTAAGCAGTCCCCTGACCAACGGGCGGTTCCGTGTGCGGGACATCTTGGCGTCGGTCGCGGGCTCGTAGAGCATGTTGAGGGAGTTGGCCGAAGCAGAGCACAGGGCGGTGCCGGTGGTCAAGAAGAGCAGCGTCAAGGGGCTGAGCGACGGCGATTCGGTAATGGCAGGCGTGAGGAAGCCAGGCACGGGGTACAAGGCATAGGATGCCATGGCCGTCAGGACCACGAGGGCAGAGAGTCGGGGCTTCgaaagggagaggagagtCGAGAAGATGCGCCGTGCGGAGTGGGCGGGCTgccgggcggcgacggtcgtAAGAGCGGAGGAGGCATCTTGAGGAAGAGGCACGtcgggagaggaggagggggacgCGGGGGAGCcttcggtggcggcgacggcagcggcttTGCGTCTTGCGGCctgtcggcgacggtgtGGGAGTTCGTGGTTCACGTCGATGGGGGTCGTCGGCTCGGAACGCACgtgggaagaggagaaagagggcGCAACGGAAGCCGAGGAGCTCCGGCTGCCCAGTGGCCGAGGTCGGGCATTGGTGCGGTCGAGGACGCTGTTGGAAAGGAAGTAGCTCGCGCTAAGACGAACAGCGGGCGCCGCCTTGGCTGctgtcgtcgaggcggcaCGGCGCAGCATCAACGGCAACGGGACAATTCCACCCTGCGGAGCGCTGGAGGCTTGACGGATGCATTGGCGACAGACATTATCGAGTCGGTAAGGGCGCACGATTGTATTGGGAGCTGGCCGCATTGTTCTTTCGCTGCTCTGCGCTCATGTCGGCCTGGCTGTGCAAATTACTCaagtcggcgtcggcgtctgcgtcggcggcagATGTTCGCTCGtcgttctctctctctcactccaGGTGGGCCATGCAAAAGGCACGCGTTCGGAGGGTGGAGGATGGGATTCGGAGACGGCAGGCCAGAACCGCAACTGGAGAGGGGGGTATTCGTCGGGAGAATTGGCTCGTGGACCGAGATTAGGCGTCGGTTCCAGCGAGAGTGGTAAGAGAGCCGCAAAGTGAAGGGCGtaggaagacgaagagagaATCAACCAGGCGACCGGTCAGGGTTGTCTTGCTCAGAAATTAATTGGGCCAATCAGAGACGGGCTGTTGGGGGCAAGAAAGTGGCCCCACCCGGGAGAGGCGCTCCCCATGCCGTTTAGTCACTTCGGAGGCCGTCAACTTCCCGTTGACAGCTGCCCAACCACAAGCCGCCCCGGTACGTTTTGGTGACCGCTCCGTGAAGCAGCCCGTTGCCGGACACGGGATTGCGACCTTGGACTCGGACTCTTCCGTTGCCACATGTTCTCCAGTCCAAGTCTCTTCAGCTCCAATccttcgaggacgaggcaTCACTCCGCCCATATGTCTTTCTCCAGCGCCGTCATGCAGCAGCCGGCCCCCTCTCTCCATTCAGCCGGCGCAGATCGTTCATTGCTTGTGGCCCCGTGCTTGTCAGCTCAGCCGCTCGAGGCCGCGCCGGATCACCAGAAGCTATGAGCACAGCCCACACGCACGTAAACTAAGGGCCAGATCGCCAGCTGCTTTGAATACAAATGACGGAAGTTCCATTCTGAGGTAGTCGGCGGGGCAAGATTGCGGCagttggccttggcctcaaTGCCATCCTGAACGGCTCGTGTGATTGCCCACATATCGCTTTACACCCGTACGTTTGCACAAGAGACTAATTTGAGGTTGCGATAGAATCCATCCTCGAGTGTTCAAATCACGGGCTTCTGCCGAATCGGTATCGTCGAATCACCGTGCACTCGCGCGAAGACATGCTTTTCTCTGGCGAGCTGTGGATTTGTAtgaaatgggggggggggggtgagaaAAATTGAAAAGTAAAATTAAAAGATAAGCATAACAACAGACGCGCCACTTCGTCTAGTTGACGCTCGTCTCATTATCTTGTCTTGGAGCATCATCGTCTCTTTGGCACCGATTCACTTGTCGAAGCCCGCAGCAACAACATGACCTTACGTGCGATAGTCCTCCTGCTCACCGGCGCGGCACTGGGCCTGCCCGCCAAGTCCATCTTCGCGCGGTAGGTCAACTGCA from Colletotrichum higginsianum IMI 349063 chromosome 4, whole genome shotgun sequence includes:
- a CDS encoding Protoheme IX farnesyltransferase, mitochondrial, with translation MRPAPNTIVRPYRLDNVCRQCIRQASSAPQGGIVPLPLMLRRAASTTAAKAAPAVRLSASYFLSNSVLDRTNARPRPLGSRSSSASVAPSFSSSHVRSEPTTPIDVNHELPHRRRQAARRKAAAVAATEGSPASPSSSPDVPLPQDASSALTTVAARQPAHSARRIFSTLLSLSKPRLSALVVLTAMASYALYPVPGFLTPAITESPSLSPLTLLFLTTGTALCSASANSLNMLYEPATDAKMSRTRNRPLVRGLLTKRAAVLFALTTALSGVGALYFGVNPTVAFLGGANIVIYAGMYTPMKAFSAANTWLGAVVGGIPPLMGWAAAAGETASGDGSWRELLLASDGSSIGGWLMAGLLFAWQFPHFMALSWPIREEYKAAGLRMLAWTNPARNARVALRYSIAFVPLCVALCAAGVTEWSFAVTSLPVNAWLTREAVRFWKYEGHKGSARGLFWASVWHLPVVMVLALLQKKGMWSRVWNSIVGEDEDEWEDELDEMPVAVPTPRDG
- a CDS encoding Myb family transcription factor, whose product is MPKHTRSSSSSHNHYGNPMPISLAPAANPIAMYNQRMTMPQQAYYNMPSSSAPMQQQPQPTYESYAPVSAPPVSVPPMQHRASSGAWTPQDDQQLLAARAQGLNWGQIQMSYFPNKTPNACRKRHERLMERKGADDWDNRKLERLAKEYMGMRKEIWSGLAARTGEKWNVVEAKCMSNGLKNLQSASRAGARRERLESGQPLPSGYDDDSGISGLGLTPVDELDASYSSPETVSSGHSASGSSTSAAGYVASFQHLQPLHAGQYGYGHAGAHHGYTSSVSSNGSVNGGYGHGQSQSPSPYLHPHGQRLPSVDMGIDAIINRPGGGGGQQQM